From Mastacembelus armatus chromosome 9, fMasArm1.2, whole genome shotgun sequence:
TTTATTAGGAGTATACAGTATAGACTCAAATACAATGTCCTTTATATACTAATACATGTATCATATATGAGCTTGTACATAGACATATACAGAGATAAAGTGACAGTTGAATTATATTAAAGCACATTTTCCAGCTTATTTACAGGGAAACAACAATCACGTCTTCATTTTCATCTTGACTAGATATTTGTACAGATTCCAACAGGTCTCAGCTGAACCCGCCTCAGACCTGATGTGGCTGTTAATGAGCACGAAccaggaaaaacaacatttaggATCAGATATTTGAAATTGGAAGAAAGGTTGAGCTCCTCTAAAGGAACCTGGTGAGTTTTTAGCTGATTGACCAAACGTCAGTAAAGATGAAGACGCCAAAAGTCTTTTAGTTCTGCTGAACCGACACAGGAGCTTTTCTACGCTCTGCTGACACACTGGTGCAGATTTCTAGATATTATTAACATGAGTTCAGAGCATCCAAATCACTTTTATCTGAAAGCTCCAACATACGTGAATAAAAagtgcagaaacagcagcagcctgttAATTAAAGGCTGATCTTTATTCCTCAGCATGACCTCAGGGTGTCAGGACGCTGCAGGTGAACTGGTCAATGGTTGGTCTGTTGTGGTCTTTGTAAACTAAGGCAGCCGGGATCCTGAGCTGCTCCCTAACCAGCATAAAGGTGGGATTCACGTCCCTCTCCCCATGGAAACGTTAGTCCACATGGAACTGGCTGTCACTCATCATTTTACTATCTCTGATCCAAAACAAATACGTGTCTATTGATAAGGGGCCAGCTCTAAGGCCTCGTCTGATTACGTGGATGGGATTTTGGTTCTAGTACATGTGTCTGATGAGCAGCTGCAGCTACATCAAACTGTGGTTGGTCCATCTGAgtgaatgtaattttaaaagctAATGTGGCTCTGACCGGTACAAGCTAATCTAAACCTGGTGGCAGCAGAACCACGGGACAAATTCACTAATTTACCATGACCCTCGTGTTCTGACAAGGAGACGCTAATGAGCTTTAGAGGGGAGCCTGCCAATGGGTTGGCATGGGAGTCAGCAGCTGGACCAGCAGGACTGTTGACCAGAAACCCAGAAGATTCCTCTGAAGGAGCCTCAGTGTTCGCACTGCAGCGCCCCCTAGtgttcaacacacacatcacaaaccTGAACAGAGATCCATTAGCATGCAAACCAAAGCACGACATCATCTCAAGGACGCATGAAAATACCGACATGGACTCTTCACCCACCTGTGGGAGTCCTGAAGAGACACTGAAGCACTGGAcctgtgagtgagtgtgttcaCCTCAGTGCCTGCTTTccaaatatacaaatatgtgcatgcatataatgtaccccccccccccccccccccagtctgGGAGGTGCTCAGCCTGTAGCTGGACTGATCTCATGGGTAGATAATGCCATTTCTGATCAAGTGGTCTACCTGCTGTAAATGATTACCCAGGTAGCCAAAGTCCAGCAGTGATCTAAAGAAGTCAGCGGCAGAAGGAAACGAAACTGAAGCATTTGACCTTTGAAAGGCTCAATGATGGACCAGGGTCTGATTCAGATCTGTGTGAGTTTTTTCTGTGGGTTTTTTCATGGGCTCAACACTCGACCGGCTTGAGCTGtgtaaaaatctgaaaacaggTTTGAAGCCAGTGTCGGCCTGACTCAGCCGCTACCTGGGTAACTACCACATGTTCTCCTGATGGAGGCCCAGCTGCCTGGGACCTGCTTCCTGGCTGCTGCTTTTCTAATCACAGCACCATGGTCGGTATATGATGAACCAGTGACGCCGGGTGGGGCACCCCAGTCAGCTGAGGTGGGTGAGGAGGAGGCGAGTGAGCTGCGTGCACACCTCCGCCACCggtccccaccaccaccacgcCTCCCCCAGGAGCCCCGGGCTCTCCGGTGGGACGGTGCCTGGCGCTTTTCTGGTGCGCCCTCAGGCCGGCCAGCTGCGAGTACGCCGACTGGCAGACGTGGCACTTGTAGGGGCGCTCGCCGGTGTGCAGCCGGACGTGGTTCCTCAGCGTGGAGGACTGGCTGAAGCGGCGGTTGCAGAAGCGGCAGACGAAGGGCTTGTCCAGAGTGTGGATGCGCATGTGCGAGCGCAGGTTGCTGCGGGAGTTGAAGCCACGGTGGCAGATGACACAACGCATGCGGCCCAGACTAgcggaggaagaggaggaggaggaggaggaggaggaggaggaggaggaagatgaggagctTTCACAGGTGTGGAACTCATCTGTCAGGACGAGGAGAAAGGTTTCAGACTTACACGACAACAAAACATGAACCTCCTGatctttgtctccatcttgAGCCCTGACTGACAAACCCCCCCAGCCTGTGTGTCGTCAACTGAAGTGTGATCACAGCTGAACGTCTGCAGGCAGTGAcctcacagaaaacacaaaacagaaccaGCACACAGAACATTACACACAGGTCCTGTAACTTCAGCAGGTTTCAGGACTCAGATTCTTTACCGCTCTTGCTCTTCTTGCTCTGTTCCTCGTCTCCTCCAGGGATTCCAGGGATTCCCAGGAAGGTGTTGTGGGAGTTTCCGTACCAGACCAACAGCTCCTGGTCCGGAGGGATCGTCTGAGGGAAAAACATGCAGGTGAAATCATCTGTCGGTGGAGCAGGCTGGAGGTCAGGGTTATATCTaatctaagaaaaaaaatactgaacgTTCCAACGTTCCCCTTTGTGTCACCAGGGGGCGACACAGACCTGAACTGAAACACTGCACTTTCCTTCCAAACAGAAAAACtctgctgttcttcttcttcacgAAGTTGGCTCCTGAATTCTTTTATTGAGGAATCCTCTGGCTGGTTTCACCACTTTGatcctctttattattattattattaataataataataattattattattattattattataataaactgtcattatttaataataacaataatagtatctgcattattattatttgcattatgatgattattattattataactgtcattattattattattattattattattagtagtagtagtagtcgTCAAAGTAAgaactgagagagaaaacagcaacaacagtcCTTTGGTCTTTTTCTCGACAGAACAACATGAAGCTGCTGGTCCCAGTTTCCTGTTGACTGTCTCACCTTAGATGTTCCACAAAGCTGTTTAGCTCTTGACTCATTTTCTggacaaattattattattttcaaagtaaaacagtCTTAGTTTATTAGGAGGAATTTAACAATGTGCAGAACGTTCTCGATAACGTTCCTGCTCGCTCCTCACTCTTACCTGTTGTAAACAGCTTTacctttttatttgtgtgactTGCATGAGACGTTTAGTGTTTTGCATTTTCCAGACCAGACCAGGACCTCGCTGTGTTTCAAAGACCAGGCTGAGACAGACTATGGGagaagagctgcagctgataTTGTTATTGATTCTCTTTCTGCTGGAGACGCCACGAACCCGTCGGAGACTCGACATCATCGTCCAACcactttgatgattttcagtttgCAGCATTTCGCTcgtttttttttataacctgGTTTgatctttttcagttttgccTGTTGTTGTTTCTACCGTCTGACTGGACGTCGTCCTGATGAGCCTGGACGTGTTTTAgtgtgagaaaaatgttttctatcATTTCCTCTTTCTCAAAATCAGACAGGACTagttttcagtttctttaaagCCAAACCACCATATTTCTCTAACCCTGGTGGTTTTGGGGTCTAAACCTGAGACGTTCCATCTTTTTATTATGGGGCAGCGGTTGAACCTTTGACTGCATCAGTTCTTAGTTTAACATAAAACCCACAGTGGCCTCCACAGGCAACGCGTTCACTGACCTCCACGGCCTTGTAGAAGATGCTGCTGCCGATCTGAACCACCTCCAGGTTCTGCTCCTGTTCGTTCCTCGCACATTTAATGTACGTCATCCAGCTCCTCTGGTCCTCCTGACTCGCATCGATGAAATACCTGACGGTCCCGTCCTCGTTAAACACCTGAGGATCAGATCGTTTCTTTAAATCAGTCTTGGACATTTGTTTTGTCATCTTTTATTAATCAGTCAGTCGACGAGCTTGTTATTAAAATCACTGTTTTCCAACTACTgaccaaaaacagcagaaatacaaataaCTAGAATTAACTTTGCAGCTAGTTAGTAGAGGCCATTGATCACTGATTTACCAATATCCCCTTAATAATTCAGCTGCTCTGTTTTTATCTTGACAACCATTTAACCACATGCAGTCAGCCTTTAATTTAATCAGGTTGGTTAATTAGTTAGCATGTCACACAGCTAGTTGGTCGACTAACTACCTTAGCTAACTAATCATTAACTGGATATTTCAAAAATCtttggattgtttttattttcattattacttCCCAGCCCCAGTCTGTAGGTCTGTAGGTCTGTAGGTCTGTAGGTCTGTAGGTCTGTAGGTCTGTAGGTCTGTAGGTCTGTAGGTCTGTTGGTCTGTTTGGTGACAGTAGTCTGCTGCTAGTTAGAGTCAGCAGATCGTTAGGTTAGTTAGTTAGTAAGCCAGCTGGTTGGTGGTTAGTGGCTCATGTTACCTCCCACATCAGGTTGTTGTTCTTGTACAGGTCGATGTGCTCAGGTGAGATGAGGCGGCCGGTGAACGGGCCCATCTCTGTTCCAGCTTTAATCCACGTCTTAGAGAAAATCCCCAAACCCTCTCCTGTGGACCGGCAGAAcaacgcacacgcacacgcgcacgcacgcacacacacacacacacacacacacacacacacacacacacacacacagtgtcacgTCAGCTGGACTCAACACTGATTTATTTCATATCACAGGGACAGGAGCGTCCTGAAACCCGGACCTACCTGGGACTGAGCTCTGGGCGATGATCACCTCACTGGGTAAAACCAGGCTGGACAGCTTCTGCacctctgcacacagacacagttcaCACCCGGTTATTGCCCCGCACTTTTCACACACCATCTTTGCTTAGAAAGCACAAAACCAGAATTTCACCCAACGAACCCGCAGCTTCTCCTCAGCACCACATAAGGTTCTTGATGTGGAGAAGCTGGATTCTCCAGTGAACTGTGAAAGCAGCATGTACCTGAGCTGAAAAGAAAACCTtgacaaagagaagaaaggaggtTAAATGCGCTTTTACCTCCCGCAGCTCCCGCGGCCCGGCGCTGCTCTAAATTCATGGCTAAAGTCTAAATTCATGAGCGCGTTTAGGAAAAGCAGGAAAGTCAAAgtgaaagattttaaataaagaggaagaagaagagagaaaaataattggAAGCACAACAAACGAAATTAAATCCGAGTGAGAAACGAAAGCAAACGCGTGTTGGCGGCTCAGACACAAGCGTGAAACTGGTCTGACGTAAAGGAGAAAAGAACCTGACACGGAGAATAAAGTGCTGGAAGATTATCCCGATTAAAACCAGACccggagaaaagaaaaactcataAATGCCACGGAGAGAAACGTCCAGCAGGCCGAGAGGCGCCGCGGGTCCAGTCCACGGCGAATACGGTCTGAAACTCCTgcggaggaaaaaaaaaaaaaatcacaaataatcCGCTAAAAATGAAGCGAGAGGCTCGTGACACCGGAACCAACGTTTTTCAGATTCTCTGAAATTATTCTGAACGAATTTCCCCGAAAACACAAAcgaataatttaattta
This genomic window contains:
- the prdm12b gene encoding PR domain zinc finger protein 12b isoform X2, which translates into the protein MGSVLPGSSLGLKPGFKPQQPLSLADIITSDILHSFLYGRWRHVLGEQHHLHPHQHHLQHEDRTAPSASPKTAFTAEVLAQSFSGEVQKLSSLVLPSEVIIAQSSVPGEGLGIFSKTWIKAGTEMGPFTGRLISPEHIDLYKNNNLMWEVFNEDGTVRYFIDASQEDQRSWMTYIKCARNEQEQNLEVVQIGSSIFYKAVETIPPDQELLVWYGNSHNTFLGIPGIPGGDEEQSKKSKSDEFHTCESSSSSSSSSSSSSSSSSSSASLGRMRCVICHRGFNSRSNLRSHMRIHTLDKPFVCRFCNRRFSQSSTLRNHVRLHTGERPYKCHVCQSAYSQLAGLRAHQKSARHRPTGEPGAPGGGVVVVGTGGGGVHAAHSPPPHPPQLTGVPHPASLVHHIPTMVL
- the prdm12b gene encoding PR domain zinc finger protein 12b isoform X1; the encoded protein is MGSVLPGSSLGLKPGFKPQQPLSLADIITSDILHSFLYGRWRHVLGEQHHLHPHQHHLQHEDRTAPSASPKTAFTAEVLAQSFSGEVQKLSSLVLPSEVIIAQSSVPGEGLGIFSKTWIKAGTEMGPFTGRLISPEHIDLYKNNNLMWEVFNEDGTVRYFIDASQEDQRSWMTYIKCARNEQEQNLEVVQIGSSIFYKAVETIPPDQELLVWYGNSHNTFLGIPGIPGGDEEQSKKSKSGKDFLLVLTDEFHTCESSSSSSSSSSSSSSSSSSSASLGRMRCVICHRGFNSRSNLRSHMRIHTLDKPFVCRFCNRRFSQSSTLRNHVRLHTGERPYKCHVCQSAYSQLAGLRAHQKSARHRPTGEPGAPGGGVVVVGTGGGGVHAAHSPPPHPPQLTGVPHPASLVHHIPTMVL